Genomic DNA from Bacteroidota bacterium:
AATGGGCCTTATCTGGATAAGTATAGTCTTTAGCGAAAATACATTCTGTATTTGTGGATCCATCATCGAGAAACATTTTTTGAAAATTGAGAGCAGGATCAGAATTTAGCGAATAGAGAGAATACTTATTGGACTCCATGATCGAGTCTGCTGCATTAAAAGAAGCTTTCCAATATTTATCCGCATCAGCAGGAGTTACGCCCAGAACTCCATTTAATTGAAGATTACCGTACTTTGCAATAGAAGCCGCATACAACATCGCCCTTGATTTAAGAGCAAAAGCAACATATTTATTAGTTCTTCCGCGCTTAATACTGGTTTTAGGCAATAATGTAACTGCACTGTCCAAGTCATCAGCAATAAAGTCATACACTTCCTGTTCTTTATTCCTTGGAACCTGAAGATCTGCAAGATTACGCCCGGTATAATTCTGAACGGTTTTAATAATGGGAACACCGCCGTAACGTTTTACCAAACCAAAATAGTAATAGGCACGAAGGAAAAAAGCTTCACCACGCAATTCATTCTTTTCAGAATTGCTGACGCAAGTAGAAGAAGGAATATTTCCAATAAAATTATTAACATTTCGAATAGCAGTATAGGCTCCCCCCCACCAATTCCACCAAGTTCCGTCACCTACGCTTGTTTTATTACCATTGACATTTCGGATTGCCTCTAAACAACATACAGCAGTAGGGGCATCAGGCCATGCGTTAAAACCTGTAGTAGCTCCATAGTTAAAATCTTCTATTGGCAAAGCATTGTACAAATTAACTAAATATGCCTCTATTGCGGATTTATTTGAAAAAACCTGATCATCAGTAAGTAAATTTTGCGGAGAGACGACCAATTCTTTATCACAAGAAGAGAACAAACACAAACTTAGGATAAAAAATAGGGAATATTTATATATTTTCATAATGCAGATATTTAAAAGGTTACACTTAGTCCAATATTTATGTTTTTAGTTATTGGGTACAGATATCCATAGGTATCCATCGAGTGTTCTGGATCTATATAATCATTATCTGTCCAGGTTTTTAAATTATAACCATTGACATAAACTCGACAACTTTCAAGACTAATTTTAGAAATGATCTTTTTAGGAATAGAATAACCGATTTCAACATTTTTTATACGCAAATAAGTACCATCCAGTGCAGTAAAGGTTGAAGTATATTGATTCCAAGGAGCTGTTCCGCTGATACGAGTAGAAGGATATTTACCAGCAACCCAAGAACTATTTGCATCAAATAAATCAGAACGATGCCAACGATCATAATACTGAGCCAATCCATTTCGTCCCCAGGATAATGGGGCTTTAAACTGTTCGTTCAAATAAACATTAAACCGAGTTGCACCTTGCAATAATGCACTAAAATCGAAACCTTTCCATGAAAGATTTAAGGAGATACCATAATTAACTTGAGGAGTATTATTCCTTAATATAGGTTTCATATCATCGGAGTTAATTATTCCATCCTTATTTACATCTTCATACTTAAGATCACCAGGAAGTAATTTTCTATTTCCATCCCCATCTTCTATTGGAGAACTGTATATCTCGTCAAATGATTTAAACTGACCAATACTATTATATCCCCACACTATATCATTCCATCGGTATGAAGATTTACCCTGCCAATTCAAAAATGAATTCCCTTTGTCAGACTCTTCAACATATTGACTTTTAGTGCGGCTATAAGAGAAATTACCAGAAATATCATAGTTAAATTCCCCAATTTTGAAAGAATGGCCCAGTACTGCTTCAAATCCATTACTTTTATCACTATTAATATTTTCTTGAGGAAGCGAAGCACCAACAGTATTGGGAAGGCTTAAAGAGCGGGTAGCTAATAATCCTGTACGTTTCCGACTAAACACATCCAACTGGAAATTAATTAAATTCTCCCATAAATTGCCCTCAATCCCTATATTTTCAGTAGTGGCTTTATACCAAGTAATATTTTCATTGGCCATACTCTTTGAACTTAATCCGGAGACTGCAGTACCATCAAATACATAATTGCCAGTCGGATAAGTATAGCCGGTCAAAAATTGATAATTCAAGGCATTATCATCACCCAATTTGCCCCAGGAAGCTCTGATTTTTAAATTAGAAACAAAAGGAAGATTATCTTTAATAAATCTCTCTTCTGAAATTCTCCAGCCTACTAAAACAGAAGGGAAAAATCCCCATCGATGATTCTCTGCAAATTTGCATGATCCATCATATCTAAAACTATATTCAA
This window encodes:
- a CDS encoding RagB/SusD family nutrient uptake outer membrane protein yields the protein MKIYKYSLFFILSLCLFSSCDKELVVSPQNLLTDDQVFSNKSAIEAYLVNLYNALPIEDFNYGATTGFNAWPDAPTAVCCLEAIRNVNGNKTSVGDGTWWNWWGGAYTAIRNVNNFIGNIPSSTCVSNSEKNELRGEAFFLRAYYYFGLVKRYGGVPIIKTVQNYTGRNLADLQVPRNKEQEVYDFIADDLDSAVTLLPKTSIKRGRTNKYVAFALKSRAMLYAASIAKYGNLQLNGVLGVTPADADKYWKASFNAADSIMESNKYSLYSLNSDPALNFQKMFLDDGSTNTECIFAKDYTYPDKAH